The sequence CGCCCGCGAGGCCACCCGGCAGGTCGTCGCGGAGGTCCCGCAGGGCGGCCTCCAGCGGCCGGAGTTCGGCGTCGCCCTGCGCGCCGGATTCCTCGGCCTCCTCGGCCTCGAAGTCGTCGGGTTCGACCTCCACGAGGGGGATACCGATGCTCTCGGCGGCGAGCGAGGCGAGGCGCGTCGCCGGGACGTGGTACATGTAGGAGTCGCCCTCGGGGTGAACCGTGACGAGGCGCGACACGTCGAGTCCCGACTGGAGGGCTTGGTACAGCGCCCACGACGAGTCCTTGCCGCCCGAGAAGAGGCTGACCCACGAACCGTCGGTTGCGGCGGCGGGGGTCGGCGAGTCGTCGGCCGCGGTCTCGGCGGGCGCGTCGTCGGTGCCCGCACTCGAACCGGCCGCACTGTCTTCGGTCATGGCGGTCCATCGGGCGCGAGCGGATTTAGTTGCGACGAATCGAACGGAGCGGTACCGAGACGGACCTCTCGTTCTCGAACCGGTGTAGCTGTTACTCGAAGCAGTCTACACCAGTCAGTCCACCAACTCTTCGTCCTCGAACTCGTCACCGAGCGAGGAGCCCGTGACGTACGTCGAAACTCGCACGCCCAGCAGACTCACGACTACGCCCGCGACGACGAACAGCGCCAGTCGCGTGCCCGGCAGGAGGACGATACGCTCGACGGTGAGACTCCCCAACTCGGCGTGAGGCACGACCAGCGGCGGCACGTACTCCTCGCGCTGGAGGAAGTACGCCGAGAACCCGCGGACGACCAGCCCGACCGCCAGCACGCCGAACGGGAGGTTCAGGTAGGAGTGGCGGAGGCGGTCGTTGCGGATGACCTCGTCCAGCAGGCGGCCGGTCGAGGCGGTCACGGCCGCGGCCGCCAGCCACGGCACGCTGGCGAACGCGAACGCCATCGCGGGCATCAGGACGCCCCCCGTGGGCGCGGAGGGGTCAGAGACCCGGAGCGCCCCGGCGAAGACGCCGATGAGCGACAGGCCCGCCGCGACGACGTAGGTGACGATGGAGACCCGCCCGGAGTACAGCGCGTCCTTGGCCTCGCCGGGCACGTCGGCCACGTAGTCGTCCACGCCGAGTCCCTTGTAGAGGACGAACAGGCCGATGACCGCCGTGATTGACGCGACCGCCAGCGCCGGGCCGAACGCCATCAACAGGATAGGGAAGGCGAGCATGGCGATGCCGACCGGGACGAGGACGGTCTGGCGCAACTCCTCGTCGGCGAGGAACTGCTTGAGGAGGTAGTAGGTCGATTCGATGTCGCGGGCCTGCCGGACGACCACCCTATCGACCGCATCGACCGTGACGCGGCTCTCGATGATGGGGACCAGTCGCTCGTCTTGGGCGCTGTCGATGACGACCACCGCGGAGTCGGGGTCGTACTCGGCGATGAGCGAGTCCATCTGGTCGGCGACCGCGCGGTCCCGGCCGACCATCGTCTCGGCCGCGCCGGAGATGACCGCCACCGTGACCTCCTCGTCGCCGTCCCGCAGGTCGCGGGCCACCCGCAGGGATTCGAGCAGACAGTTGACGCTGGCGTCCTCGGGGTCTGCGAGACCGACCTCGGTCACGAGCGACCGAACCGCCTCCCACCCCGCGACGGGCGTGTCGAGACCGGTCTTGGTTCCGATGTCGTCGTCCCGATCGACGCACACTACCAGCGTACTCATGTCGCGTATCTGAATCCAGACGGTCGGGCGTTAAAAACCCTCGTGCTTGCTCGACTCGGACGAGGAGTTCCGATTTCGCGAGAAGCCTCGCCGCGGCGTCGGTTCACAGCCGAGTCAGACTCGCCAAACTCGCCGCGACGCCGTGGCCGACTTTCCGCCCGGCACCGCGGGCGTAGTGCTGGACGCTCCGGTGGAGTGGTTGTCGTCGCCCGTACACGTCGGCGTCGCCGTCGGCCAGCGCCGCCACGATGGTCTCGCTGTCGAGGTCCCGCTTCGAGGAGGCCTCGATAGTGAGTTCGGTGTACGCGCGACCGATGTACTTCGCGGAGTGGGCGTCGCTGGCGGCGACGCCGGGGTAGTCGTTGCGGGCGGCGAACTGGCGAGCGCGCCGGTTCCGGTAGCCCGTGAAAATCCACGCGTTGTACACCTCGATGGCGTCGCAGTCGGTGATGCGACCCCGACGGACGCCGTGGCGGGTGCGCTGGAACGGGTGTGGAACGACCGCGACGCCGCCCTCCTCGCGGATCTCCGCGACCGTCTCGTCGAGCGGTCGGTGCGGCTCGGGGCGCTCGGTGACGCCGATGGCGAGCAGATGGCCCGCGGCGGTCGAGACCTCGACGCCCGGGATGCCGACGAGGCCGTACTCGGAGGCGAGTTCGGCCGCGCGAAGCGACTCCCGGATGGTGTCGTGGTCGGTGACGACGATGCCGTCGAGGCCGATGTCGCTGGCCTGTGCGAGCAGTAGCTCGACCGGCTCGTGGCCGTCGTAGGAGCCCTCCGAGTGAACGTGAGGGTCTATCGTCACCGAGAGTTGGGAGGACATTTGCATCCCCTTACGCCCGAAACCTCAAAAGTGCGGCCCTCGAAAAACTGACAGTACGAGGATGAGCGACGGGAAGATAGACGAGGAGGCGGGTGGAGACGAGTCGAGTCAGCGAGTGGCCGACGATGGAGCGAGCGACGAGGAGACGAGCGGGGAAGCGACGGTGGCGGTGACGCTCGAATCCGAGGAGTGGTACGTCCTGACGAACTGGCTCCGCGAGCGCGAGAACAGCCTCCAGTACGCGCTCCGATCGAAGTCCGACGAGTGGGCGTTCGTCCACGATCTCCGGCGAGGAGTCGAGCGCCAGCGCGGCGGCGATTCGGAGACGGCGGACGACCCGGAGACGACGGACGACCCGGAGACGACGGGCGACGCCGAGATTGCGGACGCCGCCGAGACCGCGGGCGTCACCGAGACCGTCTCGCTCACCGACCGACAGATGCGCTATCTCTCGTCGTTCCTCCGCAAACGAGCGCGGAAACTACTCCTCCTGCCGTGGCGCGACCGCGAGCGCCGGGACGTAATTCACCTCAGAGACCACTTGCTCTCGTCGGCCGAGCGCGGCCAGCGGACCGAGGACCGTTAGTCGGCGTCGGCCGGGTCCACGACCTCGCCGGACT is a genomic window of Halorussus salinus containing:
- a CDS encoding CehA/McbA family metallohydrolase, encoding MSSQLSVTIDPHVHSEGSYDGHEPVELLLAQASDIGLDGIVVTDHDTIRESLRAAELASEYGLVGIPGVEVSTAAGHLLAIGVTERPEPHRPLDETVAEIREEGGVAVVPHPFQRTRHGVRRGRITDCDAIEVYNAWIFTGYRNRRARQFAARNDYPGVAASDAHSAKYIGRAYTELTIEASSKRDLDSETIVAALADGDADVYGRRQPLHRSVQHYARGAGRKVGHGVAASLASLTRL
- a CDS encoding DUF373 family protein, with protein sequence MSTLVVCVDRDDDIGTKTGLDTPVAGWEAVRSLVTEVGLADPEDASVNCLLESLRVARDLRDGDEEVTVAVISGAAETMVGRDRAVADQMDSLIAEYDPDSAVVVIDSAQDERLVPIIESRVTVDAVDRVVVRQARDIESTYYLLKQFLADEELRQTVLVPVGIAMLAFPILLMAFGPALAVASITAVIGLFVLYKGLGVDDYVADVPGEAKDALYSGRVSIVTYVVAAGLSLIGVFAGALRVSDPSAPTGGVLMPAMAFAFASVPWLAAAAVTASTGRLLDEVIRNDRLRHSYLNLPFGVLAVGLVVRGFSAYFLQREEYVPPLVVPHAELGSLTVERIVLLPGTRLALFVVAGVVVSLLGVRVSTYVTGSSLGDEFEDEELVD
- a CDS encoding diphthine--ammonia ligase, which encodes MTEDSAAGSSAGTDDAPAETAADDSPTPAAATDGSWVSLFSGGKDSSWALYQALQSGLDVSRLVTVHPEGDSYMYHVPATRLASLAAESIGIPLVEVEPDDFEAEEAEESGAQGDAELRPLEAALRDLRDDLPGGLAGVTAGAVESEYQTSRIEEMADRLDAEVFAPLWQENPRELADAMLDAGFEITIIRVAAYGLDESWLGRTLDEETIEELEALNESHGVHLLGEGGEFETLVTDGPHMDRPIELDYETEWDGTRGTLRITDARLGE